The following are from one region of the Bacillaceae bacterium S4-13-56 genome:
- a CDS encoding GntG family PLP-dependent aldolase: protein MIDMRSDTLTKPSEEMREVMRTAIVGDDCYGEDESVNNSEEYCKELFEVEGALFVPSGTMANQIAIKAQVEEGNEIITEANYHINFYESASTAILSRAVLNCVRKKDGIINKGDVEELINSKPRGPLYSKPQLVTIENTINYYQGKTFPIETIKSLYKYTREIDISLHLDGARLFNAHVATGVPLKEYARNVDSLSVCFAKGLGAPYGSMLMGSEEFIGSARTLRKQFGGGLHQIGMYAAAAQYALDYHLIKIKNDHQLTKERAVLLNEIPEISINVESIETNMIFININSLTNNTNEFLRLCEEYGLLIFPWLPGLARIVINRHISRDDIYKATEITKMVVKKLSRSVVHV from the coding sequence ATGATTGATATGAGAAGTGATACTTTAACTAAACCATCTGAAGAAATGCGGGAAGTAATGAGGACTGCTATTGTAGGTGATGATTGCTATGGTGAAGATGAGAGTGTAAATAATTCAGAAGAATATTGTAAAGAACTTTTTGAAGTAGAAGGGGCACTGTTTGTTCCTAGCGGAACAATGGCTAATCAAATAGCAATAAAAGCCCAGGTTGAAGAAGGAAATGAAATTATCACAGAAGCAAATTATCATATCAATTTTTATGAAAGTGCTTCGACTGCAATACTTAGCAGAGCTGTATTGAATTGTGTAAGAAAAAAAGACGGGATAATTAATAAGGGCGATGTCGAGGAATTAATAAATTCAAAGCCCAGAGGACCTCTATATTCGAAACCACAGTTAGTCACTATTGAGAATACAATAAATTATTATCAAGGTAAGACTTTCCCAATTGAAACCATTAAAAGTTTATACAAGTATACAAGAGAAATAGATATCTCACTCCATTTGGATGGAGCAAGGTTATTTAATGCCCATGTTGCTACTGGCGTTCCTTTAAAGGAATATGCAAGAAATGTTGATTCCCTAAGTGTTTGTTTCGCAAAAGGACTGGGTGCACCTTATGGATCAATGCTTATGGGAAGTGAAGAATTTATAGGGTCTGCTAGAACGTTAAGAAAGCAGTTTGGAGGGGGGTTACACCAAATTGGAATGTATGCTGCTGCAGCTCAATACGCATTGGATTATCACCTTATAAAAATTAAAAATGATCATCAACTCACAAAAGAGAGGGCTGTTTTGCTGAATGAAATTCCAGAGATTTCAATAAATGTTGAAAGCATAGAAACCAACATGATTTTTATAAATATAAATAGCTTAACTAATAACACAAATGAATTTTTAAGATTATGTGAAGAGTACGGACTATTAATTTTTCCATGGTTGCCTGGATTGGCTAGGATAGTGATTAATCGACATATATCTAGGGATGATATTTATAAAGCTACAGAAATAACAAAGATGGTTGTAAAAAAACTCTCTAGGAGTGTTGTACATGTATAA
- a CDS encoding recombinase family protein, whose translation MKVGYARVSTGIQNLDLQLDALREHGCEEIFTDKISGAKDKRQGLEEALRFARSGDTIVVWRLDRLGRNMQHLIKIVNDLNDRGISFHSLQENITMDKASATGQLMFHLFAAFAEFERNLIQERSAAGRAAARARGRLGGRPEKLDKKELEMLKTLVANGTPITDIAQRWGVSRTTVYRYLEKK comes from the coding sequence ATGAAGGTAGGATATGCTCGTGTTTCAACAGGCATTCAAAATCTTGATTTACAATTGGATGCTCTTAGAGAACATGGTTGCGAAGAAATATTTACAGATAAAATTAGTGGCGCCAAAGATAAAAGACAAGGGTTGGAAGAAGCACTTCGATTTGCACGCTCTGGTGATACGATAGTAGTTTGGCGCTTAGATCGATTAGGTAGAAATATGCAGCATTTAATTAAAATTGTGAATGACCTTAATGACCGAGGCATTAGTTTCCATAGCTTGCAGGAAAACATTACGATGGACAAGGCTAGTGCAACGGGGCAACTTATGTTTCATCTTTTTGCAGCCTTTGCTGAATTTGAGCGTAATCTTATTCAGGAGCGATCAGCAGCTGGACGTGCTGCAGCAAGAGCCAGAGGGCGATTAGGAGGAAGACCAGAGAAGTTAGATAAGAAAGAGTTAGAAATGTTAAAGACATTAGTGGCGAATGGGACGCCCATTACGGATATTGCTCAAAGGTGGGGTGTTTCCCGAACAACTGTATATCGATATTTAGAAAAGAAGTAA
- a CDS encoding Tn3 family transposase, with the protein MASRGKELLTVDQRDEFVRIPSDMTERELETYYTFSQYDLEVIKRHRRDHNRLGFAVQLCVLRYPGWSLTDVEPIPDYVVQYIAKQINANPDSFSLYAQRDPTKHEHMEEIRQVYGYQNFSVSTYRELAQYLLKHALQNGNSMYLLRTVQEEIRNRKVILPGMTTIERLVWETRRRAEEKIFKSLTGTLSNWQKKKLDEFIDPLVESKKTPLAWLREIPGQSSPDAFLKVIKRLEYIRDLKLPTNLHEVHPNRLLQLSRIGARYEPHSFRRFKENKKYAILVAYLGTLSQDLIDQAIEIHDRQMMILQSKGRKTQEEMQKENGKAVNEKVVHFADIGAALIQARDKGLDPFSTIEKVMPWDKIVTSVEEAKKLARPMDYDYLDLLENRFIYLRKYTPTLLKSLEFRSTNAAEPLLRALKTLNEMNESGKRKVPDGVPLDFVPKRWEKHVYDEEGTINRHYYEMAALTELKNHIRSGDVSVVGSRLHKDFEEYLVPKNEWKTTNLKDTRLAVRSTAEEYLEERGKALAERFTWVSNNFDSLEGVNIEKAKLRVDRLEKDTSEDARTFSLSIYNMLPRIKLTDLLMEVAHWTGFDEMLIHASTNRPPKGEEKVILMAALMAMGTNIGLTKMADATPGVTYHQMANAAQWRLYDDAINRAQATLVNFQHKLALASYWGDGTTSSSDGMRVQVGVSSLHAEANPHYGTGKGATIYRFTSDKFSSFYTKVISTNARDAVHVIDGLLHHETELNIEEHYTDTAGYTDQVFGLSHLLGFRFAPRLRDLADAKLYTIQKPSDFPDLERLLRGRINIKVIQENFDDVLRLAHSIREGKVSGSLIMGKLGSYARQNKLATALREMGRIEKTIFILDYISNETLRRRIQRGLNKGEAMNGLARALFFGKRGELRERGLQDQLQRASALNIIINAISVWNTVYLTEATNLLKEKGNLREDLLKHISPLGWEHINFLGEFTFDMKKIASLHSLRPLIQ; encoded by the coding sequence ATGGCATCGAGAGGGAAAGAATTACTTACAGTAGACCAAAGGGATGAATTTGTACGGATTCCATCTGATATGACCGAAAGGGAACTGGAAACCTATTATACATTTTCGCAATATGATTTGGAAGTTATTAAACGGCATAGAAGAGATCATAATCGTTTAGGATTTGCTGTCCAATTATGTGTATTGCGCTATCCGGGGTGGTCTCTTACAGATGTTGAACCTATACCAGATTATGTAGTCCAATATATAGCAAAACAGATAAATGCTAATCCCGATTCTTTTTCCTTATATGCCCAACGTGACCCAACTAAGCATGAACATATGGAAGAAATCCGACAGGTATATGGATACCAGAATTTTTCTGTAAGTACATATCGGGAATTAGCTCAGTATCTTTTGAAACATGCTCTTCAAAATGGCAATTCCATGTATCTACTTCGAACTGTTCAAGAAGAAATACGGAATCGAAAAGTAATTCTTCCTGGAATGACTACAATAGAGAGACTTGTCTGGGAAACTCGTCGGAGAGCAGAGGAAAAGATTTTTAAATCCTTAACCGGGACCCTTTCAAACTGGCAAAAGAAAAAGTTGGATGAATTTATCGATCCACTAGTGGAAAGCAAGAAAACCCCATTAGCATGGTTGAGGGAAATTCCCGGCCAGTCATCACCTGATGCCTTTCTAAAAGTAATAAAGCGTTTGGAATATATTCGGGACTTGAAACTTCCGACAAATTTACATGAAGTACATCCCAATCGATTGCTTCAATTATCACGTATCGGAGCACGTTATGAACCTCATTCGTTTCGCAGATTTAAAGAAAATAAGAAATATGCCATCCTTGTAGCATATCTAGGAACACTAAGTCAGGACTTAATTGACCAAGCAATTGAAATTCATGATCGGCAAATGATGATTTTACAATCGAAAGGTCGCAAAACGCAAGAGGAAATGCAAAAGGAAAATGGAAAAGCAGTTAATGAAAAGGTTGTTCATTTTGCAGATATTGGGGCTGCGCTTATTCAAGCACGAGATAAAGGGCTTGATCCATTTAGCACCATTGAAAAGGTAATGCCTTGGGATAAAATTGTTACTTCCGTTGAAGAAGCAAAAAAGTTAGCACGACCAATGGATTATGATTACCTTGACTTGCTAGAGAATAGATTTATTTATCTAAGAAAGTATACCCCTACTCTTCTTAAATCATTAGAATTTCGTTCTACAAATGCAGCAGAACCATTATTACGTGCATTAAAAACATTGAATGAGATGAATGAATCAGGAAAAAGAAAAGTACCAGATGGAGTACCATTAGATTTCGTCCCAAAACGATGGGAAAAGCATGTGTACGATGAGGAAGGAACAATTAATCGACATTATTATGAAATGGCTGCCCTAACGGAATTAAAAAATCATATTCGTTCAGGGGACGTATCTGTAGTCGGTAGTAGGCTTCATAAGGACTTTGAGGAGTACCTTGTTCCTAAAAATGAATGGAAAACAACCAATCTTAAAGATACTAGATTGGCAGTTCGATCAACAGCAGAGGAATACCTTGAGGAAAGAGGGAAAGCTTTAGCTGAACGCTTTACATGGGTATCAAATAACTTTGATAGTCTTGAAGGAGTAAATATAGAAAAAGCAAAACTTAGGGTAGATCGTCTGGAAAAGGATACCTCAGAAGATGCACGAACCTTCAGTTTATCCATATATAATATGCTTCCAAGAATTAAGCTCACTGATCTTTTAATGGAGGTAGCGCACTGGACAGGGTTTGACGAAATGTTAATACATGCCTCCACCAATCGCCCTCCAAAGGGAGAAGAAAAGGTAATTTTAATGGCTGCGCTTATGGCAATGGGGACGAATATTGGATTAACTAAAATGGCAGATGCTACACCTGGAGTTACTTATCACCAGATGGCCAATGCCGCACAATGGCGATTGTATGATGATGCTATAAATCGAGCACAGGCAACTTTAGTAAATTTTCAGCATAAGCTTGCTCTAGCTTCTTATTGGGGAGATGGTACCACATCTTCATCTGACGGAATGCGTGTACAAGTTGGTGTTTCATCGTTGCATGCTGAAGCAAATCCCCATTATGGCACAGGGAAAGGGGCAACCATTTATCGGTTTACAAGTGATAAATTTTCGTCTTTTTATACGAAAGTCATTAGTACAAATGCAAGAGATGCCGTACATGTCATAGATGGTTTGCTTCATCATGAAACAGAATTAAATATTGAGGAGCATTATACTGATACGGCTGGTTATACCGATCAAGTTTTTGGTTTAAGTCACTTGTTAGGATTTCGTTTTGCACCAAGGCTGCGTGATCTAGCCGATGCCAAACTATATACCATTCAAAAACCAAGTGATTTTCCTGACCTAGAAAGATTACTTCGTGGACGGATTAACATAAAGGTTATTCAAGAAAACTTTGATGATGTACTCCGTTTAGCCCATTCTATTCGAGAAGGAAAAGTGTCCGGTTCACTTATTATGGGGAAATTAGGATCTTATGCAAGGCAAAACAAGTTAGCTACTGCTTTGCGAGAAATGGGAAGAATCGAAAAAACTATTTTTATCTTAGATTACATATCTAATGAAACACTTCGTAGGCGTATTCAACGAGGATTGAACAAAGGGGAAGCAATGAATGGCTTAGCAAGAGCATTATTCTTTGGCAAACGGGGTGAGTTACGAGAACGAGGGCTGCAAGACCAACTTCAACGTGCAAGTGCCTTGAATATTATAATTAACGCCATTAGCGTATGGAATACCGTATATCTTACCGAAGCAACAAATTTGTTGAAGGAAAAAGGAAATTTACGAGAAGACTTACTAAAACATATTTCTCCATTGGGATGGGAGCATATCAATTTTCTTGGTGAATTCACCTTTGATATGAAGAAAATAGCAAGCTTACATTCGCTGCGCCCTCTTATTCAATAA